One window from the genome of Breoghania sp. L-A4 encodes:
- a CDS encoding MarR family winged helix-turn-helix transcriptional regulator, whose translation MVEDLKCTCYRLRRADRRVTRLYDAALEPSGVTIVQFSILAALARDGDSGITALADSLGTERTTMTRTLERMQALGWIGPVDGGDARMRAQRLTEEGRAVYGRAAGHWRRAESAMARGMGADRLALLWQLLGEAEDAARGIAGKNGRQS comes from the coding sequence ATGGTTGAGGATCTGAAATGCACCTGCTACCGGCTGCGGCGCGCCGACCGCCGGGTGACGCGCCTGTATGACGCCGCGCTGGAGCCCAGCGGGGTGACCATCGTGCAGTTTTCCATCCTTGCGGCGCTGGCGCGGGACGGCGACAGCGGCATCACCGCGCTGGCCGACTCCCTGGGCACCGAGCGCACCACCATGACGCGCACGCTGGAGCGCATGCAGGCGCTGGGCTGGATCGGGCCGGTGGACGGCGGGGATGCGCGGATGCGCGCGCAGCGGCTGACGGAGGAGGGCCGCGCGGTCTATGGCCGGGCGGCGGGGCACTGGCGGCGGGCGGAAAGCGCGATGGCGCGCGGTATGGGCGCGGATCGGCTGGCGCTGCTGTGGCAGCTTCTGGGGGAGGCGGAAGACGCCGCGCGGGGCATTGCCGGGAAGAACGGCCGCCAGTCCTAA
- a CDS encoding NAD regulator — protein sequence MNEDTTRAIEIGLNAVIVSVLGPAPMVLVVGSGAREALPFGPFDPLRHRTFEIGLRSWVEAQTALNIGHVEQLYTFGDRGRHSQPDDARAHVVSVGYLALTRQSPESEEALTMANANWRPWYGYFPWEDWRDGRPDMLDAFILPALEQWTTAGGPGPDARRGQRRKDRLRLSFGGDGSPWDEERVLERYELLYEAGLLEEARRDGRPCVLDTPIALGHPMQFDHRRILATAISRLRGKLKYRPVVFELMPPEFTLTELQGTVEAISGRHLHKQNFRRLVETAELVEPTGAASTSTGGRPAALFRFRREILRERPAPGLRVGGR from the coding sequence ATGAACGAAGATACGACGCGGGCCATCGAAATCGGCCTCAACGCCGTCATCGTGTCCGTGCTCGGCCCCGCGCCCATGGTGCTCGTGGTCGGCAGCGGCGCGCGCGAGGCGCTGCCCTTCGGCCCCTTCGATCCATTACGCCACCGCACCTTCGAGATCGGCCTGCGCTCCTGGGTGGAGGCGCAGACCGCGCTCAACATCGGCCATGTGGAGCAGCTCTACACCTTCGGCGACCGCGGCCGGCACTCGCAGCCCGACGATGCCCGCGCGCATGTGGTCTCCGTCGGCTATCTGGCGCTGACGCGGCAAAGCCCGGAATCCGAGGAGGCGCTGACCATGGCCAACGCCAACTGGCGGCCCTGGTACGGCTATTTTCCATGGGAGGACTGGCGCGATGGCCGGCCGGACATGCTCGACGCGTTCATCCTGCCCGCGCTGGAGCAATGGACCACGGCGGGCGGACCGGGTCCCGACGCGCGGCGCGGCCAGCGGCGCAAGGACCGGCTGCGGCTGTCGTTCGGCGGCGACGGCAGCCCGTGGGACGAGGAGCGCGTGCTGGAGCGCTACGAACTGCTCTACGAGGCGGGCCTGCTGGAAGAAGCGCGCCGCGACGGGCGGCCTTGCGTGCTCGACACGCCGATCGCGCTGGGCCATCCGATGCAGTTCGACCACCGGCGGATCCTCGCCACCGCGATTTCGCGGCTGCGCGGCAAGCTGAAATACCGCCCCGTGGTGTTCGAGCTGATGCCGCCCGAATTCACGCTGACCGAGCTGCAGGGCACAGTGGAGGCGATTTCCGGCCGCCACCTGCACAAGCAGAATTTCCGCCGCCTTGTGGAGACGGCCGAACTGGTGGAACCGACCGGCGCGGCCTCCACCAGCACAGGCGGCCGTCCGGCGGCGCTGTTCCGCTTCCGCCGCGAGATCCTGCGCGAGCGCCCCGCGCCCGGGCTCAGGGTCGGAGGGCGGTAA
- a CDS encoding tyrosine phosphatase family protein, which translates to MLHVCSLSRLHETVERTGARHLLTLINENTPVERPARIAEENHLFLGFNDILSPLPGMVPPSEIHVISLLRFVLNWDATTPLVVHCFAGISRSTAAAYITACARNPDLDEETIAQALRAASPSATPNARLVHLADDLLGREGRMVAAIGRIGRGADAYEGEPFELYFGSAE; encoded by the coding sequence ATGCTTCACGTCTGCTCCCTCTCGCGCCTGCATGAGACCGTCGAACGCACCGGCGCGCGGCATCTGCTGACTCTCATCAACGAGAACACGCCGGTGGAACGGCCGGCGCGGATCGCCGAGGAAAACCATCTGTTTCTCGGCTTCAACGATATCCTGTCGCCGCTTCCCGGCATGGTGCCGCCAAGCGAGATCCACGTGATTTCGCTGCTGCGTTTCGTGCTGAACTGGGACGCCACCACGCCGCTGGTGGTGCATTGCTTCGCCGGGATCAGCCGCTCGACGGCGGCGGCCTATATCACCGCCTGCGCCCGCAATCCCGACCTGGATGAGGAAACGATCGCCCAGGCGCTGCGCGCCGCCTCCCCGTCCGCGACGCCCAATGCCCGGCTGGTTCACCTGGCCGACGACCTGCTGGGCCGCGAGGGGCGCATGGTGGCCGCGATCGGCCGCATCGGCCGCGGCGCGGACGCCTATGAGGGCGAGCCGTTTGAGCTGTACTTCGGTTCGGCGGAGTGA
- a CDS encoding HD family hydrolase: protein MAADRVSAGARAWQRMLSGRRLDLLDPSPLDVEIADIAHGLARVARWNGQTLGEHAFSVAQHCIVVEDLAVRMDPGLEPRWRLAVLLHDAPEYVIGDMISPFKTVLGGDYKAVEERLQRAIHLRFGLPAVLPQKIKKLAKRADLVSAYFEAIELAGFDDKEAGRLFGRPRGFDADAHGRLRLGLEPWPVALAQARFLDRFGELDALLQQAHAK from the coding sequence ATGGCTGCGGATCGTGTGTCGGCGGGAGCGCGTGCCTGGCAGCGGATGCTGTCGGGCCGCCGGCTTGACCTGCTCGATCCCTCGCCGCTCGACGTGGAGATCGCCGACATCGCGCACGGGCTGGCCCGCGTCGCGCGCTGGAATGGCCAGACACTCGGCGAACACGCGTTTTCCGTCGCCCAGCACTGCATCGTGGTGGAGGATCTGGCGGTGCGGATGGATCCGGGGCTGGAGCCGCGCTGGCGGCTGGCAGTGCTGTTGCACGACGCGCCGGAATACGTCATCGGCGACATGATCTCGCCGTTCAAGACCGTGCTCGGCGGCGACTACAAGGCCGTGGAGGAGCGGCTGCAGCGGGCCATCCACCTGCGCTTCGGCCTGCCGGCCGTGCTGCCGCAGAAGATCAAGAAACTGGCCAAGCGCGCCGATCTCGTCTCCGCCTATTTCGAAGCCATCGAGCTCGCCGGATTTGACGACAAGGAGGCAGGCAGGCTGTTCGGCCGTCCGCGCGGTTTCGATGCCGACGCCCATGGCCGGCTGCGGCTTGGCCTGGAACCCTGGCCCGTGGCGCTGGCGCAGGCCCGGTTTCTCGACCGTTTCGGCGAGCTCGACGCCCTGCTGCAGCAAGCGCATGCAAAATGA
- a CDS encoding folate-binding protein YgfZ translates to MADGTICELGDRGVIRVSGEDAQAFLQGLVTCDIDTLESGAYGALLTPQGRIIFDFLITMSSDFGRKRYLLDLDAGSAAAAAKRLAMYKLRAKVEVADVSDTLCVIAAWGDVDGATLPPHAVPDPRLAALGLRAVVARDDADAIIKASGLTVGETSDYHAHRVSLGVPHGGSDFAFDQTFPHDADMDGLNGVAFKKGCYVGQEVVSRVHHRGTARRRIVQAAGAGALPGAGTDIMANGKSIGTLGSTDGANGLALVRIDRAAEAQAAGVPILADGVALTLSLPAWANFTWPEAGDEAP, encoded by the coding sequence ATGGCGGACGGCACTATCTGCGAACTCGGCGACCGGGGCGTGATCCGTGTCAGCGGCGAGGACGCGCAGGCGTTCCTGCAAGGGCTGGTAACCTGCGACATCGACACGCTCGAATCCGGTGCCTACGGCGCGCTGCTGACGCCGCAGGGCAGGATCATCTTCGACTTTCTCATCACCATGAGCAGCGATTTCGGCCGCAAGCGCTATCTGCTGGACCTCGACGCGGGCAGCGCCGCGGCGGCGGCCAAGCGCCTCGCCATGTACAAGCTGCGGGCCAAGGTGGAGGTTGCCGACGTTTCCGACACGCTGTGCGTGATCGCCGCCTGGGGGGATGTGGACGGCGCGACCCTGCCACCGCATGCGGTGCCCGATCCGCGCCTTGCCGCGTTAGGCCTGCGCGCCGTCGTGGCGCGCGACGATGCCGACGCGATCATCAAGGCCTCGGGGCTGACCGTCGGCGAGACATCCGATTATCACGCCCACAGGGTGTCGCTGGGGGTGCCGCACGGCGGCAGCGATTTCGCCTTCGACCAGACATTCCCGCATGACGCTGACATGGACGGGCTCAACGGCGTCGCCTTCAAGAAGGGCTGCTACGTGGGCCAGGAAGTGGTCTCGCGCGTCCACCATCGCGGCACGGCGCGGCGCAGGATCGTCCAGGCAGCGGGCGCGGGCGCCTTGCCCGGCGCGGGCACCGACATCATGGCAAACGGCAAGTCCATCGGCACGCTCGGGTCCACCGACGGCGCCAACGGGCTGGCGCTGGTGCGCATCGACCGCGCGGCCGAGGCGCAGGCCGCGGGCGTCCCGATCCTTGCCGACGGCGTCGCGCTGACCCTCAGCCTGCCCGCATGGGCCAATTTCACCTGGCCCGAGGCCGGAGACGAAGCCCCGTGA
- a CDS encoding LysE family transporter produces the protein MIDPTLFATGMAIGIAISAPVGPVNVMAIQRALRFGFFNGLFAGAGAAIADALFAGAAAFGVSAVSQFISGHHMLIQAVGGVLLLVFGALTWRMHPHLDDGGGGGTGRLSGLLTAFAMTITNPGAALGSVALIGALGPLAPDGDDAAAAVMLVLGVIAGGVLWWVTVAGIATRLRDRATDAWLERINRIAGAALIVFGAVVLAQLAYALAR, from the coding sequence TTGATCGATCCAACACTTTTTGCGACCGGCATGGCCATCGGCATCGCCATTTCCGCGCCCGTCGGCCCGGTCAACGTGATGGCGATCCAGCGGGCGTTGCGGTTCGGGTTTTTCAACGGGCTGTTCGCCGGCGCGGGCGCGGCCATCGCCGACGCGCTGTTCGCGGGCGCGGCCGCCTTCGGCGTGAGCGCCGTGTCGCAGTTCATTTCCGGGCATCACATGCTGATCCAGGCGGTGGGCGGCGTGCTGCTGCTCGTCTTTGGCGCGCTGACCTGGCGCATGCACCCGCATCTCGACGACGGCGGCGGCGGCGGAACGGGGCGGCTTTCAGGCCTGCTGACAGCCTTCGCCATGACCATCACCAACCCCGGCGCGGCGCTGGGCTCGGTCGCGCTGATCGGCGCGCTCGGTCCGCTTGCGCCGGATGGCGACGACGCGGCGGCGGCGGTGATGCTGGTCCTCGGCGTGATCGCGGGCGGCGTGCTGTGGTGGGTGACCGTGGCGGGCATCGCGACGCGGCTGCGTGACCGGGCGACGGACGCCTGGCTGGAACGCATCAACCGGATCGCCGGCGCGGCCCTGATCGTCTTCGGCGCCGTGGTGCTGGCTCAACTGGCCTATGCGCTGGCGCGCTGA
- a CDS encoding TIGR02301 family protein: MSSALERPRACAHYPAMTRTRFVLVAAMIAVLAAPGARHSHAQSNNEQPPYEDDLMRLSEVLGAIHYLRALCGATDGTVWRDRMNALLEVEADEPARRHKLVDRFNRGYRSFASVYRECTPSARSSTERYMTEGQALADEIATRYSR, encoded by the coding sequence ATGTCATCAGCGCTTGAAAGGCCGCGGGCCTGCGCCCATTATCCCGCCATGACCCGCACCCGCTTCGTTCTCGTTGCCGCAATGATCGCCGTGCTTGCCGCACCCGGCGCGCGGCATTCGCATGCGCAGAGCAACAACGAACAGCCGCCCTACGAAGACGACCTGATGCGGCTTTCCGAGGTGCTGGGCGCGATCCACTATCTGCGCGCGCTGTGCGGGGCGACCGATGGCACCGTCTGGCGGGACCGGATGAACGCGCTCCTTGAGGTCGAGGCCGATGAGCCGGCGCGGCGGCACAAGCTGGTCGACCGGTTCAACCGCGGCTACCGCAGCTTCGCCTCGGTCTATCGCGAATGCACGCCGTCGGCGCGCAGCTCCACCGAGCGCTACATGACCGAAGGCCAGGCTCTGGCGGACGAGATCGCCACCCGCTACAGCCGCTGA
- a CDS encoding NUDIX hydrolase codes for MTPPDPRAFPDRPFVGVSAACCRDGTILLVKRGKPPYRGAWSLPGGLVELGETLHQAALRELAEETGLSGEIVDFLEAFDMISRDAAGRIERHFVLTVFVVRPGAGEAIAADDAEAVMWADTAALAALDAADAMTPGTAERARRAIALSRR; via the coding sequence ATGACGCCTCCTGACCCGCGCGCCTTTCCCGACCGTCCGTTCGTTGGCGTCAGCGCCGCGTGCTGCCGCGATGGCACGATCCTGCTGGTCAAACGCGGCAAGCCGCCCTACCGGGGCGCCTGGAGCCTGCCCGGCGGGCTTGTGGAACTCGGCGAAACGCTGCATCAGGCTGCGCTGCGCGAACTGGCCGAGGAAACGGGGCTTTCGGGCGAGATCGTCGACTTTCTGGAAGCCTTCGACATGATCAGCCGCGACGCGGCGGGCCGCATCGAGCGGCATTTCGTGCTCACCGTTTTCGTCGTGCGCCCCGGCGCGGGCGAGGCGATCGCCGCCGATGACGCGGAGGCGGTGATGTGGGCCGACACCGCGGCCCTCGCCGCGCTGGACGCCGCCGACGCCATGACGCCGGGCACCGCGGAGCGGGCGCGCCGCGCCATCGCCCTGTCGCGACGCTGA
- a CDS encoding SOS response-associated peptidase — MCGRYSLKDSPTDVRARFLYGEQPNFPPRYNIAPTQPIAIVRAQHGARHFALVRWGLIPGWAKDPSTLPLLINARSETALVKPAFRGSMRHHRCLIPANGFYEWRRGPGGAKQAYWIAPKDGGLVGFAGLWCDWMGADGSEIETAAFLTTQANATVAPIHDRMPVVIDPADFDRWLDTADVSAKEAAQMLKPAPDDLFAATPISSRVNKVANDDPDILTPVDPEPDAPPKPVRQARKTANDQFDLF; from the coding sequence ATGTGTGGACGCTATTCCCTGAAAGACAGCCCCACGGACGTGCGGGCGCGCTTTCTGTATGGCGAGCAGCCGAACTTCCCGCCGCGCTACAACATCGCGCCCACCCAGCCGATCGCCATCGTCCGCGCGCAGCACGGCGCGCGGCATTTCGCGCTGGTGCGCTGGGGACTGATTCCCGGCTGGGCCAAGGATCCCTCCACACTGCCGCTGCTGATCAACGCGCGCTCGGAGACGGCGCTGGTGAAGCCGGCGTTTCGCGGCTCCATGCGCCATCACCGCTGTCTCATTCCCGCCAACGGCTTCTACGAATGGCGGCGCGGCCCCGGCGGGGCGAAGCAGGCCTACTGGATCGCGCCGAAGGACGGCGGTCTCGTGGGGTTCGCGGGGCTGTGGTGCGACTGGATGGGCGCGGACGGCAGTGAAATCGAGACGGCGGCCTTCCTCACCACGCAGGCGAACGCCACCGTCGCGCCCATCCACGACCGCATGCCGGTGGTGATCGATCCCGCCGATTTCGACCGCTGGCTGGACACCGCGGATGTCAGCGCCAAGGAAGCGGCGCAGATGTTGAAACCGGCGCCCGACGACCTCTTCGCCGCCACCCCCATCTCGTCGCGGGTGAACAAGGTCGCCAACGACGATCCCGACATCCTGACGCCGGTGGATCCCGAACCGGACGCTCCGCCGAAGCCTGTGCGGCAGGCGCGCAAGACGGCGAACGATCAGTTCGATCTGTTCTGA
- a CDS encoding methyltransferase: MPETPPELDAAADHDFDEEALAEAYNRGLAAEKAGRPDEAACAYRQALAIDPADHGGVSIRLAALGLGEAPEKMPDAYVATLFDQHADAFDDILVGQLGYGVPGLMRAMLELHAPGIHRRVLDLGCGTGLSGAALRDIADHITGADLSERMVETAYDRGVYEDLYTGEAVSFLEEFEEEDGSRPSWDLIVATDVFPYLGRIEPIINGAAARLTPGGLFGFSTETLGEVDFGGRSYTVGAKQRFAHAADYVRTVLEANGFFILAMDDITVRLEEGTPVPGHLVLARLGQHRA; this comes from the coding sequence ATGCCGGAAACGCCCCCCGAGCTTGACGCGGCCGCGGACCACGATTTCGACGAGGAGGCGCTGGCCGAGGCCTACAACCGGGGTCTCGCGGCGGAGAAGGCGGGAAGGCCTGATGAGGCGGCGTGCGCCTATCGCCAGGCGCTGGCGATCGACCCGGCCGATCACGGCGGCGTCTCGATCCGGCTGGCGGCGCTCGGGCTGGGCGAGGCGCCTGAAAAAATGCCCGACGCCTATGTCGCGACGCTGTTCGACCAGCACGCCGACGCCTTTGACGACATCCTCGTCGGTCAGCTCGGCTACGGCGTGCCGGGGCTCATGCGCGCCATGCTGGAGCTCCACGCGCCCGGCATTCATAGGCGCGTGCTGGATCTGGGCTGCGGCACCGGGCTTTCCGGCGCGGCGCTGCGTGACATCGCGGATCACATTACCGGCGCGGATCTGTCCGAGCGCATGGTGGAGACCGCCTACGACCGGGGCGTCTACGAGGATCTCTACACCGGCGAGGCGGTGTCGTTTCTCGAGGAGTTCGAGGAGGAGGACGGCTCGCGCCCCAGTTGGGACCTGATCGTCGCCACCGACGTGTTTCCCTACCTCGGCCGCATCGAGCCGATTATCAATGGCGCGGCGGCGCGGCTGACCCCCGGCGGATTGTTCGGCTTCTCCACCGAGACGCTGGGCGAGGTCGATTTCGGCGGCAGGTCCTACACCGTGGGCGCCAAGCAGCGCTTCGCCCATGCGGCGGACTATGTGCGCACGGTTCTGGAGGCCAACGGCTTTTTCATTCTCGCCATGGACGACATCACGGTGCGCCTGGAAGAGGGCACTCCGGTGCCCGGTCACCTGGTGCTCGCCAGGCTCGGGCAGCACAGGGCTTGA
- a CDS encoding antitoxin Xre-like helix-turn-helix domain-containing protein has protein sequence MPAARAEISDLNDDAQAAHKRAYVKAMARLADAWGVTQTEIADLLCISAKQWSRIRQHPEQFRLNQDQLTRMSLLLGMFKSLNLVFSKPLADEWAKRVNTGALFGGQTPVQVMRAGGIPAMMDVRHHLDALRGGV, from the coding sequence ATGCCCGCCGCTCGCGCCGAAATCTCCGATCTGAACGATGACGCCCAGGCCGCGCACAAGCGGGCCTACGTCAAGGCGATGGCGCGGCTGGCCGACGCCTGGGGCGTGACGCAAACCGAGATCGCGGATCTTCTGTGCATCTCGGCGAAGCAATGGAGCCGCATCCGCCAGCACCCGGAGCAGTTCCGGCTCAATCAGGATCAGTTGACCCGCATGAGCCTGCTTCTGGGCATGTTCAAGAGCCTCAATCTGGTGTTCTCCAAGCCGCTTGCCGACGAATGGGCCAAACGCGTGAATACCGGAGCGCTGTTTGGCGGCCAGACGCCGGTGCAAGTCATGCGTGCGGGCGGCATTCCCGCGATGATGGATGTGCGTCACCATCTGGACGCCTTGCGCGGCGGGGTCTGA